The Candidatus Thermoplasmatota archaeon genome contains the following window.
TACTTCAGACCATATATACACGTAAGCACCTTTTATAGGCTCCGATGTGCTACTATCCCGAACATAGCCTTTCTTCCAAGAATCTTTTTCAGTACCGTAAGGTACTAGGTATATCTTATTCTCTAATGTTTCCCCTTTCTTTATTACGAACTCTTCGTAGTAGCTACTGTAGCCAAAATGGTAGATATAGAGTGAAGCGTTGCCGTGAGGAATACCAAGCTCGAAGTAGCCTGTTCCGTTTGTATAAGTATAGTTATAATAGTACCAAGACCAGTCTGGTGCATAGGAATAAATGTACACAGAAACATTTTGCAGACACTGATTTGTAGCTGAGTCGTACACGTAACCCACCTTCCAACAGTCTACCTCCGGTACATAATAAGGCTCCAGACTGATATTATTCTGTTTAGTGTCATTCTTTTGAATAGTGAACTCCTCGTAGTATAAATAATATCCCTCAGCCCATACAGAGATATAGTAAGAGCCGTGTGCCAGCCCTAATTTGAAATAGCCAGTTGCATTAGTATAAGTCCAGTTATAGAACCACCAACTTTGATTATAAGAGCATACATATACGTAAGCATTACTTATTCCTTTATCTGTACTCTTATCATATACTTTACCTTCTTTCCAAGAATCTTCTCTCGGTACATAGTAGGGCTCTAGTTTGATAAGATTCCATTCCGTAGAATTTGGCTTGAGACTAAACTCGCCATAATAACTATAGTACCCGTCAGCCCATACATAGATATAATAGGAGCCGTTAGGTATGCCAAGCTCAAAGTAGCCTGTAACATTAGCAGAAGTCCAGTTATAATACCACCATGTTGCGCTCTTAGAATAAACGTAAACGTATGCATCTTTTATAGGACTGTTCGTTGCGTTATCATAAACATAACCTTTCTTCCAAGAATCTTCTTTAGGTATATAGTATTTCTCTAGAGCTAAGTGATTCGTTTTAGTCTCGTTCGCATTTAAAGTGAAATTTTCGTAATAAGAATAGTACCCTTCGGCATAGACGTACAAATAGTAACTGCCGTGCGGCAATGAGAAATTGAAGTAGCCTGTACTATCGGTAGATGTGTAATTCCAGTAGTACCAGTAGTCTGTAGAATAAATGTACACGTAAGCGCCCTCGATAGACATGTGATTTTCTTTATCGTATACATATCCTTCTTTCCTACAATCATCCACAGTAGTCGGGGCTTTAAGACGGATATTATTCAATACAATCTCGCCACTTTTCAAATTGAAACTTTCGTAATAAGAGTAGTACCCTTCAGCCCAAACGTAAATTTCGTATTTGCCTGCGGAAAGATTGAATTTGAAAGAGCCGTTTGCATCTGTTTGTGTATAGTTATAGAATGAGTAGTCTGCAGAATATACATAGACCCATGCGCCTTCTATAGGAGTAAACGAGCTTGCATCGCAAACGTATCCTTTCTTCCAGCCCTCAACAACGCCTTCAATGTAAATATCGAAGAACACGTCGAAGAAGCTATCATGGACTATGTGCACTTCATGGTTGCCTGAAGATAAGTTCTTGACAGCGCATGTACCATTAACAGTTTTACCTTGATATACGCTGTCAGTAAATATTTTCGCATTACTTATAGGATAGTTTGTGCTATTCCATACATAGAACTCAACATCGTTGTAAATTCCATCTCCATCAAAGGCAGATATTGTGTAATCTGTAGTCATATAATCGCCGACAGTAAATTCTGTATAGGCATATAGAGTTGCATAGTACACATCAACTTTATATTTGCCCGGAGAGAGGTTAGAAAGGTAAAGTTTACCCTCTGCAGATGTGTTGCCTCTATAATTACTGTTTAATATTACGCTTGCATTCGCTACCGGCGTGTGATTAGAATCTTTCACATAGACCCAGCCGCTATCTAATGCTAATACATTCCAATCCCAAAGCCATTCTGCATAAATAAAGTATCCAACTTCTGCAGTTGCATTGCCAGTATATAGAGAGCCTGCCTTTACCGCTTTTATAATGTGCTTACCGTGAGGGAGAGTAACTCTCAAGTTCCCAGTGCTGTTAGTCTTCCCCATATACCTGTTGTTAATATATATAATTGCATCAGCAACAGCACCTGTATCGTTGTACACATGTGTCACTACTGGCGAATATCCTCCACCAACACCACGTGTGCTGGGAAGTACTTCAGTAGTAATATAAAGTGTATTACCTACATCTATAACTGTACTTGAGACAAAAGTTTGATAAATTGCTTTGACTTCACGCCAGCCATCAGCCACGTTGAGCGCTTCAAAATCGCCAGGCGCGAAATCGCCAGGGCCTGTCTTACCTTTGTATTTTCTATCTATGTAAATGGAAGCATTATCTACAGGTAAATTATTAGAATCGCAAACAGATATGCGCAAATCGTTATTGTAGCCTATACCGTCGATATTTTTCTTTTCAACCTTAATACTAATCCCAGTTATAGCTCTTACACTCGTAGTCAGCGCTATTGAATCTTTTTTGGTAGGGTCACTAGTAGAAGTAGCATTTACCCAGACCGTCAACTGCGCACCTTCAGCAAAATCGCCAGCAGTGACTCTAAGTGTGAGCTCAGCAAAATCGCCTGGCGCAAGTGCCTTTTCTGCAAATTTCGTAAAGTCGCCTGGAGCAAAGACGATCTCAGGACTTAAATTAAAACTCACAGGCCAATCTAAAGAGCTTCTTGTAATTGTCAAGTTAATTGTATCGCTTACAGTTCCGTTATTTTTTACAGTAATTTCGTATATCACACTTCTGCCACGAGTTATGTACTTACTAAGCTCCAGACAGCTTAGCTCTATTCCATAAGGTGATATTGCAGTTGTAGTTCTAGAAATAGAAGAGCTCTTGGTAGGATCTCCTTGAGAAGTCCCTGTTACTGTTATCGCTGCAGAACCAACAGCATGTGGTGCAACTACATTAAGTGTTATTGTGGTCTCTCCACCTGCATCTAATATAACAGACTCGCTACTAAGTGTAGCAGTCCAACCCGTAGGGGGCGAAGTCCTAGAAATAGAGATTGTATCTTTTACATTACCAGTATTTCTTACAGATATTTGGTAAGTAGCTGTAGCACCGATATTAATGGTTTTGTCAGGTTCTGCACAGCTCAGCTCAACTCCGTATACTGCAGCAGTAGGCGCTACCCAAGGCTTCATTAAAACTACTGCGCATGCAGCCACTACTATAGCTACCGCAGCAACCGCTACGCCAATTAAAACTTTCTTCTTCACCATTTCTTTCAACCTCTTTTTATGTGCTTTTTCAATAAAATCCTCAATCTCTCTCCACTCATTTCTTTCCTTTGCCATTTTTAGCGCTTTAGCACCCTAATCTCACTTGGTAGTTAATAAATGTTTCTTGTAAATGTACAAAAATTTATATGCTATTAGATAAATGAACCAACAGTGCAAAAATTTACTATAAAGGAGAGAACGCTACTCCATCTTTTAGAGTGCGGATTGCCAAAAGAGGACATGCATGGTGAAATTGACGCTAGCTATTCGCAAGAAGGTATTTCTTTAGCTATTGGCGCTGCTAGAAGTCTTGTCTCTAGAGCTGTTGAAGAGCTTGAGGAGCAAAAATTTATACTTGCAACTTCAGCGCGAGTAATAGGAAAAAGAGCTAAAGTAAAAGTTTATTATTTAACTAGTGAAGGTATAAAAAAAGCTAAAGAGTTGAAGAGCGATGCTGATAATTTAACTTTAACTGTGAAAGATTTTAATAGCAAACTGAAGGAAGTTAAAGTTAGTGATTTGAAAAAAGAGTTGCCAGAACTTTCTATTGTCAAAATTCTAAAGCTGGCGTCTGAAAAAGAGTATTTAGCATTTGAAGATTTAAATGCTTTAGCAAAAGCAGCGCAATTTGTTGATTTCTCTTCTCAAGCGCCTAAACTAAGATATTTTTTCGGTCGTGATAAAGAACTTGCGCTGCTGAGAAGCTGGGTTGAAGATAGCGAGACTAAAATTATTGCTATCAGAGGAATTGCAGGGATAGGTAAGAGCGCACTTTGCTCTCGATTTATCAACATTGTAAAAGGAGAAAGGAATGTTTTTTGGTATACAGTGCAAGAATGGACTACGCAGACCGATATTCTCCAGCTACTATCGCGATTTATGTATGCTATGAACAAGCCAGCACTTAACAACTATTTGAGTCCTACTAAAGAACCACAGCTTGAAGAAATATCTAAATTATTGCAAGCCGAACTTCACGGTACTAATACTATCTTGGTATTTGATGATATAGACAAAGCTCAATCCGAAGTCGCAGTATTTTTCAAATCTTTATTTGCTCGATTGAAAAACACCCAGAAAGTAAAATTTTTAATTGTTGGGAGATGGCTGAAAGAACTTTATACTGTTAGAGAGGTAGCTATAGAAAGAGCAGTTAAGGAACTTACGCTGGAAGGTTTGAATGAGAGAGGTGCTTTTGAGCTTTTAAAAGCCAGAGGTTTTGTAAAAGAGCTGAAAAAGCTTTATGAGAGTACTGCTGGCCATCCGCTATGCCTTGAGCTAATTGATTACAAAGGTGTTAAGCGCAATGTCGCAAGATATATACGAGAAGAGATATTTTCAAAGCTCAGTGAGCAGGAGCGAAAAGCGCTAAGCTTGAGCTCTGTGCTCAAAGCGCCTTTTTCATCAGAAGTACTCTTTAAATCAGGTATAGAGCCTACTACTGTAGAGACTCTTACAGAAAAATCACTACTCCATGTATATGAGAATGATACTTATAGTACCCATGATTTGATTAAAAACTTCTTCTGTAGCAGACTAACAGCGCAAGAGCTGGCTTTACATCATAAAACAGCTGCTCACTACTATGATGAGATTGAAGATTATCTTGAGGCTGCCTTCCATTATCTGCAGGCTGGCGATAGGGCTCAGTCTTTAGAACTACTTGCAAGCAGAGCAGAAAAGATTTTAGAGCAGGGTAATGAAGAAGAGTTAAGAAAGTTAGCCGAGAAAATAGCGCTCGAGGATTTGAGCTTTGAAGAGCGCGCTAAGCTAGCGAGAATAGAAAAGGTATTAATGCAAACTTGATTTTTTTTTTACGATATCTTTTTGTATTCATTCACTATTATTATTTTCTAATGATAGGTGAAGAAGAGTTTAGCGAGCGCTACAGCGAGCTTATTGAAAGAGCTGAAATTTCTGATAAGCGTTACCCTATCAAAGGAATGAATGTATGGCTTCCTTACGGCTGGAAGCTTATGCTCAATATCGATAATTTAATTCGTGAAGAGCTTGACAAAAAAAAATATCGAGAAGTAATGTTTCCAGCTTTGATTACCAAAGAGCAGTTTAGTAAAGAGAAAGGGCATATAAAAGGGTTTGATGCACAAGTCTATTGGGTAACTAAAGGAGGCACTACTGAGCTTGAAAGCCCTCTTTTACTAAGACCCACTTCAGAAACTGCAATGTACTCAATGTTCTCGCTATGGATAAGAAGCCATGCAGATCTGCCACTTAAACTCTATCAGCTTGTTAATGTTTATAGATACGAGACCAAGCAAACCAGGAGTTTTATTAGAGTTAGAGAAATACATTTTTTCGAAGCTCATACTTGTCATGATAGCTTTGAGCAAGCAGAAGAGCAAATCAAAGAATATTTTGAAATTATTAAAAAAATAATGGAAAAGCTTTGCATTCCCTATTTAGCAACTAAGCGTCCAGACTGGGATAAGTTTCCAGGCGCTTACTACTCTATAGGATTCGATACACTTATGCCTACAGGTAAAACTTTGCAAGTAGCTTCAGTGCATCAATACAAAGAAAACTTTTCTAAAGTTTATAATATAAAATACGAGACAGTCACTGGCGAGCACAAATACGTACATCAGACAACTTACGGTATGAGTGAAAGGCTTGTAGGAGCTATTATAGGGTTGCACAGCGATGAAAGAGGTCTTGCATTACCGCCTGCAATTGCGCCAATCCAAGTTGTTATCGTGCCGATCCATAACAAGCAGGAGCGAATATTAAAAGAAGCTGATAGTGTGAAGCGAGAATTAGAATCTAATAATTTTAGAGTTGAACTTGATAGTAGAGCTGAACTCACGCCCGGCAGCAAATTTTATTACTGGGAGCTTAGAGGCGTACCTTTGCGTATAGAGCTCGGAGCTCGAGAGCTCGCTGCTAACGAAATTAGTTTTGTTAAGCGCACAAGCAAGGAAAGAATAGTGTGCAAAAGAGATAAATTGGTTGAGAGTGCAAGGGCGCTTTTGCGGGAGCTAGAGGAAAAGCTCAGTCTCAGAGCGAAAAATTTTCTAGAGAATAATATTAAATCTGCAACTAGTATAGAAGAGCTGAGTGAGAACGCTATTTATAAAGTTTTATGGTGTGGCGAAAAAGAGTGTGCTCTTGAGTTAGAGAGTAGAACAAACTTTAAAACTCTGGGATTGGAGCTGGCTGTAGCGGCATTTGAAAAGGGTGAGAAATGCCTTAATTGTAGCAAGCCTGCAAAATCAACTATCTATTTAGCTAAAACATATTAATTTTTTTTTCAAACCGTCAATTCCTCTATTACTTCCTCTATATTTTCAGCTGCAATACTTACTTCTATACTACCTAAAGGCGGACGCTCATCAGTAATAAAATTCACTTTTCCTATAAAAGCTACTTGCTTGCTGAGCTTGAACTCTAATTTAGAGCCTCTTTTAGCGCTCAACAATACACTTTTCGCTGCCTTCCTTATTTTTTGTAATCTCAGTAGCTCTTTAAATTTGGATATAGAACTTGTCCTGCCCTTAATCTCGTTGTCTTTAATATCGAGTTCGAGCTCCGGAAAAATATTGAGTAGCGCGGATCTGACTTTATCTACATTTTCTGTTTTGTGCACAGACGCTCTTACAACTACATCCATCTTCTCAGTACTCTAATCGGCTTTACAACTGAAAAAGTTTTTTATCTTCCTACGTAATTCTCTCTTTCTAAATGCTTATTAGGAAGTTCAAGCGCGGCGATATCTTCACAGTGATGCGCCTAGTCAACGAAATTTTTCAAGAAGATTACGACCCTCAAATACTATTCGGATTCTATAATGAGTGGCGGGATGGCTTTATTGTTGCAGAGGAAAATAATGAGATTTTGGGATTGGTTGTAGGCAGTCTTCCTGAGCCGACTAGAGCTAGAATTCTAATACTCGCTGTAGAAGAGCCCTATCGTAATAAAGGTATCGGCTCTCAACTACTGCAAGTATTTTTAAATGAGTGCATTATTAGAGGAGTAAAGTTAGTGACTTTAGAAGTAAGAGTTAGCAATCTCGGCGCTATAGAGTTTTACAAAAAGCGCAAGTTCTTTATAGTCCAAATAATACCTCATTATTACAAAGACGGCGAAGATGGCTATGTAATGCAGAAACTACTCTAGGAAGCGAGCATTTCAAGAGCTATTACAGGATGCGCAAGCTCGAAATTTACAATAACTTTAGGATGCAGCTCACCAAAATAGCCGATCTCCTTGTTGTTATGTATTATAGATGCGCATCTTCCTGTGATAAAAGGAGGCCGTGCACTCTCCTCTAACTTATATTCCAAATTTCTAGCTTCTAATAAACTTCTCACAATCGATTTCATTTCTGCAAAGCTAGCTTTAGAATGAATTACAACACAAGCGAGCATCCTTATATTTTCACCTTTAATAATCACATCTCCAATCTCAAATATTTTATGTGGTAGCTCGTAGCGCTTGTTTAATTTCAAAATGCTCAATAAGCATGGCAGTAACGAGACTCTAAGAATAGTATGCTCTTTGGTTACTGGGTTGATAATTGCAGCTACCTCCATACTCTTTGGTAATAGCATTTTATCGAACTGCTCTTCTTCATTTGAAAGTGTTAGCGTTACCACTTCATTGAAGCCGAGCCCTATCATTATTTCTCTTAACTCGTTAGTTATAATTTCCAAAGCTCTTTCTTCGCCGAAAGTTAATTTTTTAGGTAGCTTGAGAGCAACGTTCTCAAACCCATAGCCTATAGCTACATCTTCAATTAAATCTGCAGTTTGAAATATATCTTTACGATACGGCGGTATTGTAACGAGCACTCTATTTTTGGCTTTAGCTCTAGCGTCAAAGCCCATACGCCTCAAGCATTTTATTACATCAGAAAGCTGAAGTTTTGTACCTAGTAATGAATTAGCTTCATTTAAACTCAGAGCTTTTGTCTCAGTAGCTAGATTTGGAAGTTCTAGTTTCTTCTTGCCAGCTGCTACCTCTACGGTATAGAGCTCACCACCCCTTTCTGCAAGTGCGGTAGCTACAAGCAGGACTGCAAAACTTACTGTATTGAAATCCAACCCAGTAGCTTCTATAAATATGCTTTTAGTGCTTGATGTTACCTCGGTAAGCGCCCCGTTAATTATTGGTGGAAATGAAAGTACTTCATTATGAGAATCTAAAATTATCGGATATTTTTTGAACCCGGCAAGCAAATCCTTGTACTCAATACCTTTCTCATGCGAGGCTAATATTTCATTTAAATCCATAGCTCTACTACCACTTAAAGGTACAAATTTTATAGCGCTAGGCACAACTGCTTTGTAAGTAAAAGGATGCTTAACTCTATTGAAATCGTGCACTCCAATTGCAACTTTTCTACGCTTCCTGCCAATAGTGGCATGGAGCTTTTCTTGCAACTCCATTAATGAAAGAATAGCACTCTTAGTCATATTAACGTTCTTAACCAGTGCGCAAGCAATGAAAGGTCTTATGCTTTTTACAGAGCTATCTACAAATAATTTTATATTAGATTTTTTCAG
Protein-coding sequences here:
- a CDS encoding carboxypeptidase regulatory-like domain-containing protein, producing the protein MAKERNEWREIEDFIEKAHKKRLKEMVKKKVLIGVAVAAVAIVVAACAVVLMKPWVAPTAAVYGVELSCAEPDKTINIGATATYQISVRNTGNVKDTISISRTSPPTGWTATLSSESVILDAGGETTITLNVVAPHAVGSAAITVTGTSQGDPTKSSSISRTTTAISPYGIELSCLELSKYITRGRSVIYEITVKNNGTVSDTINLTITRSSLDWPVSFNLSPEIVFAPGDFTKFAEKALAPGDFAELTLRVTAGDFAEGAQLTVWVNATSTSDPTKKDSIALTTSVRAITGISIKVEKKNIDGIGYNNDLRISVCDSNNLPVDNASIYIDRKYKGKTGPGDFAPGDFEALNVADGWREVKAIYQTFVSSTVIDVGNTLYITTEVLPSTRGVGGGYSPVVTHVYNDTGAVADAIIYINNRYMGKTNSTGNLRVTLPHGKHIIKAVKAGSLYTGNATAEVGYFIYAEWLWDWNVLALDSGWVYVKDSNHTPVANASVILNSNYRGNTSAEGKLYLSNLSPGKYKVDVYYATLYAYTEFTVGDYMTTDYTISAFDGDGIYNDVEFYVWNSTNYPISNAKIFTDSVYQGKTVNGTCAVKNLSSGNHEVHIVHDSFFDVFFDIYIEGVVEGWKKGYVCDASSFTPIEGAWVYVYSADYSFYNYTQTDANGSFKFNLSAGKYEIYVWAEGYYSYYESFNLKSGEIVLNNIRLKAPTTVDDCRKEGYVYDKENHMSIEGAYVYIYSTDYWYYWNYTSTDSTGYFNFSLPHGSYYLYVYAEGYYSYYENFTLNANETKTNHLALEKYYIPKEDSWKKGYVYDNATNSPIKDAYVYVYSKSATWWYYNWTSANVTGYFELGIPNGSYYIYVWADGYYSYYGEFSLKPNSTEWNLIKLEPYYVPREDSWKEGKVYDKSTDKGISNAYVYVCSYNQSWWFYNWTYTNATGYFKLGLAHGSYYISVWAEGYYLYYEEFTIQKNDTKQNNISLEPYYVPEVDCWKVGYVYDSATNQCLQNVSVYIYSYAPDWSWYYYNYTYTNGTGYFELGIPHGNASLYIYHFGYSSYYEEFVIKKGETLENKIYLVPYGTEKDSWKKGYVRDSSTSEPIKGAYVYIWSEVGWYNQTSTSATGYYEFYIPHGKYYLYVRSAGYEDYYEEFTLAQGKVLWNNITLEPTVAKDCWKKGYVYDNVTKEPISGAYVMIYSKFSYECNYSYYNDWTYTNESGYFEFHIPHGSYWIYVYAEGYIYYCEDFNISEGQIIWNYIYLTPIPVANAWLYGYVKDAVTNTGIPYASISVSCYDPQGNYWWNYTWANETGYYKIGVFAGSVEIHVYADGYYSNYTTVTVSQGQSLLLDIYLTPIPVANAWLYGYVKDAVTNTGIPYASISVSCYDPQGNYWWNYTWANETGYYKIGVFAGSVKIHVYADGYYSNETTVTVSQGQSLLLDIYLTPKPVANAWLYGYVKDAVANTGIPYASISVSCYDSQGNYWWNYTWTNETGYYKIGVLAGSVRIHASMYGAYYSNYTTTYLLVGSSLQLDLMLEPMPVANASIYGYVSDENGNPVQYASISVICFDAKGYQWSNYTFSDSTGYYSIGVLAGNVLILASSYPCSNAVRVTVAQGGSLECKIIIQSGTVTVSGYVYDSENKPVANGIVWFYNSSKLYGGMTDSTGYYQVAVSPGHYIGIAELFAEMPRGTITIAYQEIDAYNDISLNFILGHPEPITMSGYAKFYTWEQLSLTMNIQFGINCSALLRLMIDFFGNGDYIVDESEAEKFLTMLWTSPEFGSPYFNTADTLILDNLYYYITQPGGMTTAFSNITGMWNLNAPISLTVSYNMYSSGTPSVGAHNIKVKIPYTQNAIFTIELPAGYLLSSYSSVNVSVSGTTIITLVPGGDPNPYDDAYFEWVTLYVVSSYSAKKYAIIVGISDYKVMSDLSYCDEDASDWYNFFRGSGLHMLGLWGREYI
- a CDS encoding AAA family ATPase, encoding MQKFTIKERTLLHLLECGLPKEDMHGEIDASYSQEGISLAIGAARSLVSRAVEELEEQKFILATSARVIGKRAKVKVYYLTSEGIKKAKELKSDADNLTLTVKDFNSKLKEVKVSDLKKELPELSIVKILKLASEKEYLAFEDLNALAKAAQFVDFSSQAPKLRYFFGRDKELALLRSWVEDSETKIIAIRGIAGIGKSALCSRFINIVKGERNVFWYTVQEWTTQTDILQLLSRFMYAMNKPALNNYLSPTKEPQLEEISKLLQAELHGTNTILVFDDIDKAQSEVAVFFKSLFARLKNTQKVKFLIVGRWLKELYTVREVAIERAVKELTLEGLNERGAFELLKARGFVKELKKLYESTAGHPLCLELIDYKGVKRNVARYIREEIFSKLSEQERKALSLSSVLKAPFSSEVLFKSGIEPTTVETLTEKSLLHVYENDTYSTHDLIKNFFCSRLTAQELALHHKTAAHYYDEIEDYLEAAFHYLQAGDRAQSLELLASRAEKILEQGNEEELRKLAEKIALEDLSFEERAKLARIEKVLMQT
- the proS gene encoding proline--tRNA ligase yields the protein MIGEEEFSERYSELIERAEISDKRYPIKGMNVWLPYGWKLMLNIDNLIREELDKKKYREVMFPALITKEQFSKEKGHIKGFDAQVYWVTKGGTTELESPLLLRPTSETAMYSMFSLWIRSHADLPLKLYQLVNVYRYETKQTRSFIRVREIHFFEAHTCHDSFEQAEEQIKEYFEIIKKIMEKLCIPYLATKRPDWDKFPGAYYSIGFDTLMPTGKTLQVASVHQYKENFSKVYNIKYETVTGEHKYVHQTTYGMSERLVGAIIGLHSDERGLALPPAIAPIQVVIVPIHNKQERILKEADSVKRELESNNFRVELDSRAELTPGSKFYYWELRGVPLRIELGARELAANEISFVKRTSKERIVCKRDKLVESARALLRELEEKLSLRAKNFLENNIKSATSIEELSENAIYKVLWCGEKECALELESRTNFKTLGLELAVAAFEKGEKCLNCSKPAKSTIYLAKTY
- a CDS encoding RNA-binding domain-containing protein, whose protein sequence is MDVVVRASVHKTENVDKVRSALLNIFPELELDIKDNEIKGRTSSISKFKELLRLQKIRKAAKSVLLSAKRGSKLEFKLSKQVAFIGKVNFITDERPPLGSIEVSIAAENIEEVIEELTV
- a CDS encoding GNAT family N-acetyltransferase, which encodes MLIRKFKRGDIFTVMRLVNEIFQEDYDPQILFGFYNEWRDGFIVAEENNEILGLVVGSLPEPTRARILILAVEEPYRNKGIGSQLLQVFLNECIIRGVKLVTLEVRVSNLGAIEFYKKRKFFIVQIIPHYYKDGEDGYVMQKLL
- the pheT gene encoding phenylalanine--tRNA ligase subunit beta, translated to MPTIAIDLEDLNTLLVKKPSNLELVKILSSLGGEAKIIDNKLEVEFLSNRPDLFSVEGIARALNSYINVTGLVNYKLKKSNIKLFVDSSVKSIRPFIACALVKNVNMTKSAILSLMELQEKLHATIGRKRRKVAIGVHDFNRVKHPFTYKAVVPSAIKFVPLSGSRAMDLNEILASHEKGIEYKDLLAGFKKYPIILDSHNEVLSFPPIINGALTEVTSSTKSIFIEATGLDFNTVSFAVLLVATALAERGGELYTVEVAAGKKKLELPNLATETKALSLNEANSLLGTKLQLSDVIKCLRRMGFDARAKAKNRVLVTIPPYRKDIFQTADLIEDVAIGYGFENVALKLPKKLTFGEERALEIITNELREIMIGLGFNEVVTLTLSNEEEQFDKMLLPKSMEVAAIINPVTKEHTILRVSLLPCLLSILKLNKRYELPHKIFEIGDVIIKGENIRMLACVVIHSKASFAEMKSIVRSLLEARNLEYKLEESARPPFITGRCASIIHNNKEIGYFGELHPKVIVNFELAHPVIALEMLAS